The DNA region CGCCACGCCGACCTGGTCGTCGCCTGCACCGGGCGCAACACCCACTTCTTCGACCAGCTGGCCAAACACGGTTTCCCCACCCCGGAGATCGCGGCCGTGCCGGTCGACCTGACGTACGCCTCGCGGCTGGTCCGACGTGGTCCGGGTGACCTCGACGGCGCGCTCGCCGTGGTGACCGGGGAGCCGCCGCCGGGTGGCCGGATCGGCCTCATGCTGCCGGTGGAGGGCGACCGGTGGATGGTCACCCTCGGCTCCTGGCAGGGCGAGGCGCCGCCGAGCGACCCGGCCGCGTACGAAGCGTTCGCCCGCCAGCTGTCGACGCCCGCGATCGCCGACGTCCTCGCGCGCGCCGAACCGCTCGGTCCGGTGCTGACCCACCGGACCCCGACCGACCAGCGCCGGTACGCCGAACGGTTGGACCGCAGCCCACCCGGTTTCCTGGCCCTCGGCGACGCCATCTGCAGCGTCAACCCGATCCACACGTACGGGGTCACGGCCGCGGCGGCGCAGGCGCGTGCCCTGGATCAGGCACTGCGCCGGCACCGCCCGGCCGCACCGGAACTGCCCCGGGACTTCTACCGCCGGGCGGGCCGGGCGGTCGACGTACGGTGGCGGATCGCCACCGGCGGGTCGTTCCCCGCGTCGACCGCCCGGCCCGCCCGGGTCGGTCAGTAGATCGTCACGTCGTACGCGTCGACCGCTTCACGGACCGGCTGGTAGAAGGTCGTGCCGCCGGTCCGGCAGTTGCCGCTGCCGCCCGAGGTGAGGCCCAGCGCGGTCGACCCGGAGTAGAGCGGGCCGCCCGAGTCGCCGGGCTCGGCGCACACGTTGGTCTGGATCAGGCCGCGGACGACGCCGCTGCCCAGGTAACGGACCCGGGCGTTGAGCGCGGTGACCGTACCGCTGTGGGTGCCGGTCGTCGAACCGGTGCGGGTCACCGACTGCCCGACGAAGGCGTCGCCGACGGAGAAGCCACCCGGGTGGCTCTGCGCCGGGTTGTCGTACCGGACCAGGCCGTAGTCGTCGCCGGGGAAGCTGTAGTCGACGGTCGGGCCGATCAGGCTGGTCAGCGCGGAGTTGCTGTACCAGGTGTCGATCACCTCACCGCAGTGCCCGGCCGTGAGGAAGTAGTAGGTGCTGCCGCTGACCACGTTGAACCCGAGTGAGCAGCGTCCCCCGCTGCCGTAGATGGGGTCGCCTGCGGAGACCAGCCGGGTGAACACCCCGGAGGTACGTTCCAGCTTGATGGCTCCGGCCTTGCCGCGTGCGGCCAGCCGGATCCGGGCGATCTCGGCGCGGGAGACGCTGCTGTCGGCGGTGACCACGACCCGACCGGCGGCGCTGTCGACGTGCCAGGCGATGCCTTCGACGCCGGAGGCTTCCACCAGATCGCTGACCTGGACGAGTTCGCTGGCGGTGTAGACCGTCGGGGCGGCGACCCCGGCGGACGGCAGGGTGAGCGTACCGGCGGTGATGATGCCGACGGCGACGGCGAGTAGCCGCGTCGACCGGCTCGGGATGCTGCGGATCCGCACTGTTCCCTCCTGAATGGGACTGGGGATCTCGGACCTACTGGATATTGACAGTTTTGTTGTCTGTCGATGTTGATGCAAGCGCTAACATGTCAAAATTACTTAGACAATGACCAATCTGAAAAACCATTCTGGCAATTCTCTGGCGAGGTGGAGTCG from Solwaraspora sp. WMMD791 includes:
- a CDS encoding S1 family peptidase encodes the protein MRIRSIPSRSTRLLAVAVGIITAGTLTLPSAGVAAPTVYTASELVQVSDLVEASGVEGIAWHVDSAAGRVVVTADSSVSRAEIARIRLAARGKAGAIKLERTSGVFTRLVSAGDPIYGSGGRCSLGFNVVSGSTYYFLTAGHCGEVIDTWYSNSALTSLIGPTVDYSFPGDDYGLVRYDNPAQSHPGGFSVGDAFVGQSVTRTGSTTGTHSGTVTALNARVRYLGSGVVRGLIQTNVCAEPGDSGGPLYSGSTALGLTSGGSGNCRTGGTTFYQPVREAVDAYDVTIY
- a CDS encoding FAD-dependent monooxygenase, with the protein product MGGSAIVVGAGIAGLVTARVLSDHVDQVTILERDRLPDVALPRRGAPQGRHSHLVPAAGQRLLEAQFPGLARRLTDAGAVAVPATDLVWHRDGVDRPLGPDPVPVVLSASQPLLEMVVRHCLLGLRCNVRVVDATAVDGLVVTDGRVTGVWVDGAARHADLVVACTGRNTHFFDQLAKHGFPTPEIAAVPVDLTYASRLVRRGPGDLDGALAVVTGEPPPGGRIGLMLPVEGDRWMVTLGSWQGEAPPSDPAAYEAFARQLSTPAIADVLARAEPLGPVLTHRTPTDQRRYAERLDRSPPGFLALGDAICSVNPIHTYGVTAAAAQARALDQALRRHRPAAPELPRDFYRRAGRAVDVRWRIATGGSFPASTARPARVGQ